The Porites lutea chromosome 4, jaPorLute2.1, whole genome shotgun sequence genome contains a region encoding:
- the LOC140936044 gene encoding cyclin-J-like, which yields MMVENEWWKSQLAQEIHDVLREKEARLPPFTSSSPQIKLRRFLVDWLAVISEKIKCSHGVLHLAVYYMDYFMDKFDIQEPQLHLVALSCLLLAAKFEENEEKIPTISTLNGFVHNVFSVAEFNQMELLLLNFFCWNLDLPTPVNFMEFYLIHAISAQDCQSGRSIEDCSKPMAYTRKYVHYFLEIALQDHSFLTFPPSIITSAAVAASRLRLHLCPSWTPLLIKVTSYTWEQIAPCVNIMLRAHDADEKAMSEQKAANPKG from the exons ATGATGGTGGAAAATGAGTGGTGGAAATCGCAACTTGCACAGGAAATCCACGACGTTCTCCGGGAAAAGGAGGCCAGACTTCCACCTTTCACTTCGTCATCTCCTCAAATAAAACTCAGGCGTTTTCTAGTGGACTGGCTTGCTGTTATCtctgaaaaaattaaatgttcGCATGGAGTGCTTCACTTAGCGGTTTATTATATGGACTACTTTATGGACAAATTTGATATTCAGGAACCACAACTTCATCTAGTTGCATTGTCCTGTTTGCTGCTGGCAG CAAAATTTGAAGAGAATGAAGAGAAGATTCCTACCATATCAACTTTGAATGGCTTTGTTCATAATGTATTTAGTGTGGCAGAATTTAATCAAATGGAACTGCTTCTACTGAACTTTTTCTGCTGGAATTTAGACTTGCCAACACCTGTGAATTTTATGGAGTTCTATTTGATTCATGCAATTTCAGCACAGGACTGTCAATCAGGAAGGAGTATTGAAGACTGTTCTAAGCCAATGGCCTACACAAGAAAATATGTGCATTATTTTCTAGAGATTGCTCTACAAG ATCATTCGTTCTTGACTTTTCCTCCATCCATAATAACATCTGCAGCAGTGGCTGCATCACGCCTGCGTCTTCACCTCTGTCCTTCCTGGACACCGCTTTTAATCAAGGTTACATCTTATACATGGGAACAAATTGCACCTTGTGTGAACATCATGTTGAG GGCACATGATGCGGATGAAAAAGCCATGTCAGAGCAGAAGGCAGCAAATCCCAAAGGATAG
- the LOC140934828 gene encoding uncharacterized protein, producing MSVEDRKAMKIIETTMSKVDDHYQMGLLWKMDNPSLPFNRAAAEVRLQHLKKRFSREPNLESKYRAVINEYVDKGYARKLTPEETARKSRITWYLPHHPVFNVNKPNKCRVVFDAAARFNGVSLNDQLYQGPDLANNLIGVLIRFREGEIAFTADLEAMFHQVKVLPKDADALRFLWWSGSLNEPPDEYQMLVHIFGATSSPCCANKAVHQTADDNEDQFDLEVTRTVCRNFYVDDVLKSVPNEGRAIWLAQQLIELMKKGGFHLTKFSSNSRKFLAMLPEKERANPELNLDLDDLPIGRALGLHWDANSDTFQFKVIPTSKPPTKHGILSTVSSLFDPLGFLSPFILPMKVLLQELWRIRLQWDESIPEPLLTQWRKWTESLSSVSDIKIPRWFRCSFPAAIADIQLHYFSDTSKYGYAAVAYLRFVDDRGRVHCTFVIGKTRNTPLKQWSVPRLELQAAVISARLHLMIMDELDFPINSATFWTDSMTVLQYVTNEKRRFKPFIANRVTEIHDASSPEQWRHVPTSLNPADEGSRGTDIHALKTKCRWLFGPKFLLQPEDQWPVREIGKIPDDDKEVEVEKHVTFITRGSGLDQLLRRYSSWLKLQTLVAWLMRFVNYIANKNGPLKSARISIPEMRKSTEKIVQIVQRQYFSEEIDCLIDGRQVKGHSKLSNLSPVLIEGTIRVGGRIRHAPIPFDAIHPMILPRDHPVSTFIVRHYHDYLGHAGREHVLSTLRQRFWLLQGRTLVRQVLRKCVSCRKRNEAPMQQLMADLPKERLIPFEPPFTYTGVDFFGPFHVKRGRSAEKVYGCLFTCFTSRAVHIEDVSSLETDSFIQALRRFISNRGYPKEIWSDNATNFAGAEKEIRQSLRDWNQDELNERLRKDEISCYLCPRMEWKFQPPTASHMSGIWERLIRSVRKTMKAVLGDPNAFVGLETLRTVFAEVVTILNSRPLTPVSDDPSDYEPFTPSHFLLQRQNFALPPGCFEREDLYRRKQWRRAQFLADCFWKRWIREYIPTLQQRQKWIREKDNLKIGDVVLVVDNNSPRGRWLLGRVIKTFPGRDGKVRVAEIKTKNSTLTRPISKLCLLEEAA from the coding sequence ATGTCTGTGGAGGATCGTAAAGCCATGAAGATTATTGAAACGACCATGTCAAAGGTTGATGACCATTACCAAATGGGCTTGCTTTGGAAGATGGACAACCCAAGCCTTCCCTTTAACAGAGCTGCCGCTGAAGTAAGACTTCAACATCTAAAGAAGCGTTTCTCGCGAGAACCAAACTTGGAATCCAAGTACAGAGCTGTTATTAATGAGTACGTGGATAAGGGCTACGCAAGAAAGTTGACGCCTGAAGAAACAGCCAGAAAGAGCAGAATCACCTGGTACCTACCACATCACCCAGTTTTTAATGTGAACAAACCTAACAAATGTCGTGTGGTGTTCGATGCAGCTGCAAGGTTTAATGGTGTTTCCCTTAACGACCAGTTGTATCAAGGGCCAGATCTCGCTAACAATCTTATTGGTGTCCTTATCCGTTTTCGCGAGGGAGAAATTGCCTTTACTGCCGACTTAGAAGCCATGTTTCATCAGGTCAAGGTTCTCCCCAAGGACGCCGATGCATTGAGATTCCTTTGGTGGAGTGGAAGTTTAAACGAACCCCCTGATGAGTACCAGATGCTCGTCCACATCTTTGGCGCCACGTCGTCACCTTGCTGCGCAAACAAGGCAGTGCATCAAACCGCAGATGACAATGAGGACCAATTTGACCTAGAGGTGACTCGCACAGTGTGTAGAAACTTTTACGTCGACGATGTTTTGAAGTCCGTTCCAAACGAGGGACGTGCAATCTGGCTAGCACAACAATTGATTGAGCTGATGAAGAAGGGCGGATTCCACCTTACAAAATTCTCCAGTAACAGCCGCAAGTTTCTGGCCATGCTTCCCGAAAAGGAGCGAGCGAATCCTGAGCTAAATCTAGATCTGGACGATCTTCCTATTGGACGTGCGCTCGGACTTCATTGGGACGCAAATTCGGACACCTTCCAGTTTAAAGTGATACCAACCAGCAAGCCACCTACCAAACACGGCATCCTTTCCACTGTTAGCTCTCTCTTCGATCCACTTGGATTTTTGAGCCCATTCATTCTACCCATGAAAGTTCTTCTCCAGGAACTTTGGAGGATAAGACTCCAGTGGGATGAAAGCATTCCAGAACCTTTACTTACGCAGTGGCGCAAATGGACTGAGTCTCTCTCTTCCGTCTCAGATATCAAGATTCCGAGATGGTTTAGGTGCTCTTTTCCGGCTGCCATCGCCGATATTCAGCTTCATTACTTTTCAGACACATCCAAGTATGGGTATGCTGCCGTTGCTTACCTCAGATTCGTCGATGATCGAGGAAGAGTTCATTGCACGTTCGTCATTGGGAAAACGCGCAACACACCTTTAAAGCAATGGTCCGTCCCACGTTTAGAGCTCCAGGCCGCGGTAATATCTGCACGTCTCCACTTGATGATTATGGACGAATTGGACTTTCCAATCAACAGCGCCACCTTTTGGACAGATTCCATGACAGTCCTTCAATATGTCACCAACGAAAAAAGAAGATTTAAGCCCTTCATCGCAAACAGAGTTACTGAGATCCATGATGCATCCTCCCCTGAGCAATGGCGACATGTACCGACATCACTCAACCCTGCTGATGAAGGTTCGCGAGGAACGGACATACACGCACTGAAGACGAAATGTCGTTGGCTGTTTGGACCAAAGTTCCTTTTGCAACCCGAAGATCAATGGCCTGTGAGGGAAATTGGCAAAATCCCTGATGACGACAAAGAAGTTGAAGTGGAGAAACATGTTACGTTCATCACGCGTGGATCAGGGTTAGACCAGCTTCTCAGACGTTACTCATCATGGCTTAAACTACAGACGCTTGTGGCATGGTTAATGCGTTTCGTGAACTACATTGCCAACAAGAATGGTCCTCTTAAATCGGCAAGAATAAGCATCCCCGAAATGCGGAAATCCACAGAGAAGATTGTTCAGATAGTCCAACGACAGTACTTTTCTGAAGAAATTGATTGCCTAATTGACGGACGCCAGGTCAAGGGTCATAGTAAACTTTCCAACCTGTCCCCTGTGCTGATCGAAGGAACTATCCGCGTCGGAGGAAGAATACGACACGCACCGATTCCTTTTGATGCCATCCACCCGATGATTCTTCCAAGAGATCATCCTGTTTCCACCTTCATTGTGCGTCACTACCATGACTATCTAGGCCATGCTGGTCGCGAGCATGTACTCTCCACTCTGCGCCAAAGATTCTGGTTATTACAAGGGAGAACTCTGGTTCGTCAAGTTCTGCGAAAGTGTGTCAGCTGCCGCAAGCGAAATGAAGCTCCCATGCAGCAATTGATGGCGGACCTACCCAAAGAACGTCTCATTCCCTTTGAGCCACCTTTCACTTACACCGGTGTAGACTTCTTTGGGCCTTTCCACGTAAAGCGAGGGCGAAGCGCGGAGAAAGTTTATGGGTGCCTTTTCACCTGTTTTACAAGTCGTGCGGTCCACATCGAGGATGTAAGTTCGTTGGAGACCGACTCCTTTATCCAAGCCCTTCGAAGGTTTATTTCAAATCGTGGCTATCCAAAAGAAATATGGAGCGACAATGCGACCAATTTTGCAGGTGCTGAGAAGGAAATTCGACAGTCTCTTCGTGATTGGAATCAAGACGAATTAAACGAACGCCTGAGGAAGGACGAGATCAGTTGTTATCTGTGCCCTAGAATGgagtggaaatttcaacccccGACGGCTAGTCACATGAGCGGAATTTGGGAAAGGCTCATCAGAAGTGTTCGCAAGACGATGAAGGCAGTCCTTGGAGATCCAAACGCGTTTGTTGGCTTGGAAACCCTACGCACAGTCTTCGCTGAAGTTGTCACTATCCTAAATAGCCGTCCTCTTACACCAGTCAGCGACGATCCAAGTGACTATGAACCTTTTACTCCGAGTCATTTTCTGCTCCAACGGCAAAACTTTGCTTTACCCCCTGGATGTTTTGAACGCGAGGATCTTTACAGAAGGAAGCAATGGAGAAGAGCGCAATTTCTGGCTGATTGTTTTTGGAAAAGATGGATACGAGAGTACATCCCAACTCTGCAACAACGCCAGAAGTGGATACGCGAGAAAGACAACTTAAAGATCGGAGATGTAGTTCTTGTTGTGGATAACAACTCCCCGCGAGGACGATGGCTCCTTGGCCGTGTTATCAAGACCTTTCCCGGACGAGACGGCAAAGTCCGTGTGGCAGAAATTAAGACGAAGAACTCTACTCTAACTAGACCAATTTCTAAGCTATGTTTGCTGGAGGAAGCTGCCTAA